From the Juglans microcarpa x Juglans regia isolate MS1-56 chromosome 3D, Jm3101_v1.0, whole genome shotgun sequence genome, the window CTTGGGCTGAAGAGCCATAAAAagacctataaaaaataataatcaaatcagCAACATTATTATATACATACGCACCCACCACCCGATCGATCAAACTACCTTCATCACCCTAATATTATTGTGCCCACAGGCCCTGGACCAGAAAGCGACGCTGCCTGCCGGGTCCTACATGTCGGGTGGTCAATCCCATTTATTTATTGCCCAGAAAGATAGAACAAAGATCACCCAATAAATTATATTGGAAGGTAGTCCTGAATTTGTGTGGCCGTGAACCTCCCAGCAATACCTTAATTTGACAGAAGACCCAATTCCGACCGGACTATATCCTTATGGCCTCAAAAGACTTTATGGCACTCTGCTAAATTGCTAATCTTGCTCGTCAtctttcaaagttcaaaaactTTCAAACGTAGGAGAACAGTGGAAAAGACTCACCTAAGCTAAACATAGCCATTCCCAGCCCGGCATCCGACAGTATGGAGattgatttttctattattttcggCATAGCCACGTGCCACCTTCAACAATatgtcccaaaaataaaaatgtttagaaCCTTTAAACAACTAATGAcattaaatttctatatatcagTGTTTCTAGTTTGTTACCGGAAAGCGACGAGGGACCAAACCAGACCGATGAGGCTGGAATAGGTGTTGGGGTTGCGGATAAGCTTGCGCCACACCATGATTAGGATCAGACGGGTCATCACGCTGGCCGGAGGCATTTGTTTTCCGATGCCAGAATCCGCTATTCCGGACGCTGATTTAGGGTGGAGCTCTGTCGTGGAGCTAGACCCCAGCTTGTTGAGTACCGTGGGGCcaccttctttctctctctcgtcaTGATCTCCTTCTCCTTCACGTTTCCCAGCAAAGCTAAAGTCTTCCCCACGAAAACCCTCCCTTTCCGCAGTTGCTTCAATTatcaacccaataaaatatgttGGAATTGGCATTCGAACATCGGAATAAATAATTAGTtgcattaataattaaattaaatgggtCTCTTGATTCCTTACCTTTGTTTTCCCCATTTTGCGGATGGTCAGCAACCAACATCCGAATCTCCTTGGCGCCTAGATCGGACCGTCCAGATTGCTCCGACGCGCCGAACTCGGTTCCACCGAATACGTGGAGGCCACCGGCATCGGAGACCGGGGATGCGCTTGAGCTCCACACAAACATGTGTAGCTCCTTCGCGTCATGGTTGGCCTTACTATTGGGAgcctgctgctgctgctgattTTTGGAGCTCTTACTATTAGTCATGGTGGATGAGTACTCTGGGTTTGGCGCAGGGTATGAGGCTGCGGGGACAGTCTGCGCCGGATAAAATCCGAACCTCGGTGAAGAAACTGTCTGAGCCATTGGAGTACAATTCTCTTCGAAATTCGACGGCCTGGGAGTTGGGCCCCTAGAGGACTGTACGGAATACAAGTCCGTGGGACCGAAATTCGAATGCCTTGCCGGGAAGCCCTGGTATCCCATCATGGAGTAAAAGTCGGCGTTGTTAAAATTCGATCCCCTGGGCGTCGGGTTCCTCGAAGAACTCATGCTGTATATTTCGGCCCCGGTGAGATTCGACGGCCGAGGCGTAAATACCGACCCACCCAGGGATCGTCTCGACGCATTAGACTTCCTCACCGTGACGTGGAGCTTACCGTCGTCGCCAATTTCGGCGTCGGTCTCCAGAAAGTCCCGACCATCCAACGACATCACGTCGGAGTCTACCTTAAACGACACGATTGACGCCGCCGTCTCTGGGAACTGCTCCATTATCAGCATCTTGGCGCCGCGGTACTCGAAGAGAAATAGGAGGAGGGTGTACCAGATAATGCACTGTAACACCACGACCTGCACCATAAGGCTCCCCGAGTACTCTCCGTACATGGCGATGAGCAGAGGGATGCCCATAACCAGAGTATTCGGAAGCGTCGAAAGCGAGAAGATCGTTATCATCCACTCGAGGCTACCATTCTTGGTGAAGTTAGTCCAGACGGCGAGGACGGCGAGCATGATGATCTTCTGGAGGGTGTCCGCTGCAATGAATCGGAAGTTCATTGCATAAGGGTTGTTGGTGGAGATGAAATGGAAAGAGAGGAGAGGGACGGCGAAGATGGCCACGAAACGGTTGATACCGGAGCACTGGTCGGGGGAGAAGATCTTCCACCAGCGCACCGACCCGTAGGCCAAAATCATCGCCACATACAGAGGAACCACCGCTGTTAACACGGTGTACAGGTCCCCCCAGGTAATCATCTTGCGGAGATCAAAGCGTTTACTATTCTCTCTACTATCTGTTTCAGATCTACTGGTTCCTGATGATACTGAATGGCATTGGATAGTGAAACTGAATCAAACGAAGAgatgaataagaaaaatgggTAGGGGAAAAAACCGTTAGCAGCTCTGTTCTGCTCAGCTGAGCTCTGCAGCTTTTGGGTACTTCTGAAGAAGAGAGTGATTTTACGAGTGGTGTAACTTTGGTGggacgtgtgtgtatatatacatatgtccAGGACTAGGagtagaaagagagagaagagtggATTGTGGATATGTACGAGAGATTTTGTGCAGCTTCAGAAATTGAGTTAAAAAAGTGGTGGGTGGTCAGTGGTCACGGTGTGTGAAGCTTGGTTAGGAAGTGACTGCCCGACATAGTTAGGTTAACCCCATATAGGGTTGGATTTTTGTAGACGTGGCAGTCTTCCTGTGGCATAGGATTTTCTTTACTTGTTTCGGTAGAAGCTAAAAGAATTCAAGTAGCTGCAGTCCCATGTAAGTAGTcaagataaataatttgtgtaagttatagatagataaattttatgtaaatttttataaaaatttagatattattttaaaataatattaaaaaaatcattctttattaataaaactcatttttttataaaaagaatttatatgagatctatttaaaatttatatttagctTTACTGAATAGTGAATACAATGTTCCACGCACAAACCCACCTACATTTACACCCATTCCTTCTCTACCAAATTACCCACTTTGAACTCAATCTTGTACTTATGTACACGTCCCTCACTTCCTCTTTTAGAGTCAAACACCACTTTCAAtttatatcatcattataatttttttaaattctcacataaaatataataaacaatttaatatttttaaatcttaaaataataataaaattaaaaaattatattttaacaatattttatttaatttttatctaaaatcaactctcatctcatctcacaatcTAAACAGctcctccatctctctcacTCATGGAGTTCTTGGTTTGGGAGGAGTACTTTCGCTCCCAAGACAGTGAAATATTGTAAAAGAGAGCTAGCTAGCCCAAGTGACCCGATCGAAGAAATAAGGATGCATATATAAGGGAATCGAAGAGTGGAGGAGCTaggggagaaaaaaagaaaagaaaaagaagaagattaaaATTACCCATATATCATGTGTTTGCATGCATGTATTGTATAAAAACAATATTGTTCATGCATCTGCTGCATGGTTGTCCTGAAATTACCCATCTGCTTATTTATATGAAAGGTACATCGCTTAATTAGTTATAATTAAGTAGTTGCATGTAGTGAatggatgatgatgttgatgatgatgtgTAGTAGCTAGTAGGAGTACTCATATTCGCATTTGACcaaaataatacatatataatgatTAGTCATGCATGCTtgcgtacgtacgtatataagAAGATCAACAACCTTAATTTCCTCACTATTTACTCTCTACATGTCTCGCACGGATTATTGCACAAGCCGAAGATCATGGGATTAAGGACGAAAAATATCCTTGATTATTAATGGCTTGGCAGTACCATCCAATGCGCGCGCGCAAGCTGGGGTTGCCCACATTATACTAGTCCTAATCACGTAAATTAAGCCTCTTCGGCAATCTTGTGATCAACACATTAATTAggtagtatatataatatatagataatgagaAACTTTTGAAGATTATGATCATCCTTCATCAATGAACTAATACTTAATTACTTACCTAATATACATGATATGATATTGGGTGCTCTTTCTTTTATATTCTATCTAGGAGCTGCCTTTAATAGTGACTAAATTACATGTGAAGCAAAGGGAATATAGTTGGTTATTTACAGAGCAATCAGCAATCATATATGTTGTGCTGCGTGCGGCAATTATGATAAATAGTacagaaaagagaaaacaagaaaaatataaaatttaacgTAGTTTGGTAGTGTGCCTACATCTGCAGAAGCGGAGGCTGAATTTTCATTAAGTATCAAATTAGGATTACAtcatatgtatttataagaataaaCTCCAACCATACAATAGGTATtagaaaatttcaataataCCTCTGTAGCATGTGTTTTCCGCTTCACTTTCGGCATTAGCTTGCTTTCTCTATATACGTATTCCACTCAATGAGCCACATACTACAACAATATACATACTAATAATTAACCATGGAAGAGGGCTAAAACAAATTAAGAGCCAACCAAGAGCTCATTATATGTGAATATAATTCATAGATTAATTATATAGAATAGAAGAtggaagttcttgttctttggGTTATAAGCATATATGATCAGTCACATTCAAATGATCAGTAAAATATTATCAGATCGTGATCGATCGATGGCATAAATAAAGATCTAGCTAcagcatttttcataaataaaatatcctTTGGCCCTCCCCTTCATGATGATTGAAAACACATCATCAAATCACACAGACATAAAAAGTAGCACCCGTTTGGCCACTGACCTGCAAGCTTACCCACCACAAAATTCCtccaaactaaaaaataaaagaaagactTCGATTGGGACCGCACTTTGGACCATAATGGTGAACCAGCTGCCACATAAacatactaataataataatagagtaatGTTTTTCAACCATATATACCTTTTCCTTTCTCACATGGTCGAACCATGTATGTACTGCATACATAAGCATTCTTAGTGGtttaatttatatgaaactACGTACGGGTtattctatacatatatatatatatatataatatatatatagttagcatgaatttgtatagtttttttttttttcaattttcatagaattataattaattatatatgttatgaaATAATCTATtcgatttatatttttttcatatgtatatatgatttATCTCCCAATGGTAAGTACTGCATCTTATATAAAACGATTCAGTATATATAGAATTGGCAGGCCAGAATCCATGGATTTTGCGCGCACACATATAAATCTGCCTCTGTGGGTCTATACAATATTGAACAACTTTAAAAAGGCAAGGCTCAGAAACTATAGGCATGATAGGTTTCTATCAATGGGAGGGGGTCCAATTGTACCTTATAATGGGAAAAGCATAAAGGATCCCAAACCCTAATAACTTGGCAATGCACATGGATATTATTCATGCCAGTTAAAGGGGTCACCACACACGTGCATATCTCTACCTATATACACGAGTGCGGATTTCATGCACCTAACCAGAAGACTGCAGGACCAACCCTACCTCCTTGGGTTCATGCATGATCTTCCTCagaattttctctcttttgaaaCCACAACTCCTTCTTTTGCTGCAGTTCTTTTTAACCATTCGGTGCCCACTTCTTGGCCCATCTCCTACCATATATGCACTGAATACACAAGAAATAACCATGTGAAtacagaaacatatatatatatatattatatttgaaattcttttttctGCAATTTTGCATCCACACACATACACGCACGCACACATGATATGTAGTACTGGGACATTAACTCgattttattttgtctttttagattgcaaattgataaaaaaattatcactcAATTACCAATCTCACTATGAACTTCTTCAAGTTTTTGCATAGTTCGTGGTTATAATAAAACAAAGCTCACAATAGAGTTGAGAAGTAATTAATATTGCCGCTAGACCAAACGTACAAGATCGGTGATTGAGATGAGagaataaagggaaaaaaagtcATATCAGGGTCCAAATTGAGTGGTTTGAAGTGGCTCTCTTTATTGCAATTGCTACATTTGAAGGACTGATAAAGATGATCATGTGCGAGTCAAAAGAGGTGAGCCCTGTCGGCCCCATTTGAGCCTCTCCGGCCCCAATCCTCATCACCAGTACCGCTCTCCCATGCTCACCATGCTGCTGGAGACCCCCCCCCTCCCAACATCAATTCCCTTTACCAATGCCACCATAAACTACTGTGGCATCTGTTGCAAATTTCAAAGTACTCTTcctttacacacacacacgcgtATAATAGACACCTCTCTTTAATCTTTCATGCCTCCTTCGAAACTGTGATCTTTTAATAACTTTTAAGATGGTTGGGTGTTATCTCTTTTGGTAAACAATAGATAACCcacaaatctattttttatgcaattaaTGTATCGAGTAAGACAGGTCAATTGAACAATAATCACAGCCCGCACCATTCAcaaccttttctttctttttttgcactctctccttttttttttaagttcttttgAGGAATGATAATTGCTCATTTGAACTCCCCTTCCTTAGGCCtggaagaagaaattaaaaagaaaagggccGGGTGGGggaggttgagagagagagagagagagagagatcacagAGAGAGATCCACTTTCTTAGTACTAAAAGTTTTATGGGAAAACCTTAATGATCGAGAATAAAGGGGAGTGGGGTTGATGCTAGCTAGTCAGTGGAAGGGAGAAGTTGCTATATAAGTAGGCCTACAAAAGAATGTGGGCATGCATGTAGTTGGTTAATTAGCAAGTTTACAAACCAAAATGCCTGACCATCAAAACTATAAActataaaaagtataaaatccAACTTGTAGCTACGCATGCATGTGAGTGT encodes:
- the LOC121254966 gene encoding auxin efflux carrier component 3 isoform X2 is translated as MITWGDLYTVLTAVVPLYVAMILAYGSVRWWKIFSPDQCSGINRFVAIFAVPLLSFHFISTNNPYAMNFRFIAADTLQKIIMLAVLAVWTNFTKNGSLEWMITIFSLSTLPNTLVMGIPLLIAMYGEYSGSLMVQVVVLQCIIWYTLLLFLFEYRGAKMLIMEQFPETAASIVSFKVDSDVMSLDGRDFLETDAEIGDDGKLHVTVRKSNASRRSLGGSVFTPRPSNLTGAEIYSMSSSRNPTPRGSNFNNADFYSMMGYQGFPARHSNFGPTDLYSVQSSRGPTPRPSNFEENCTPMAQTVSSPRFGFYPAQTVPAASYPAPNPEYSSTMTNSKSSKNQQQQQAPNSKANHDAKELHMFVWSSSASPVSDAGGLHVFGGTEFGASEQSGRSDLGAKEIRMLVADHPQNGENKATAEREGFRGEDFSFAGKREGEGDHDEREKEGGPTVLNKLGSSSTTELHPKSASGIADSGIGKQMPPASVMTRLILIMVWRKLIRNPNTYSSLIGLVWSLVAFRWHVAMPKIIEKSISILSDAGLGMAMFSLGTRQAASLSGPGPVGTIILG
- the LOC121254966 gene encoding auxin efflux carrier component 3 isoform X1, giving the protein MITWGDLYTVLTAVVPLYVAMILAYGSVRWWKIFSPDQCSGINRFVAIFAVPLLSFHFISTNNPYAMNFRFIAADTLQKIIMLAVLAVWTNFTKNGSLEWMITIFSLSTLPNTLVMGIPLLIAMYGEYSGSLMVQVVVLQCIIWYTLLLFLFEYRGAKMLIMEQFPETAASIVSFKVDSDVMSLDGRDFLETDAEIGDDGKLHVTVRKSNASRRSLGGSVFTPRPSNLTGAEIYSMSSSRNPTPRGSNFNNADFYSMMGYQGFPARHSNFGPTDLYSVQSSRGPTPRPSNFEENCTPMAQTVSSPRFGFYPAQTVPAASYPAPNPEYSSTMTNSKSSKNQQQQQAPNSKANHDAKELHMFVWSSSASPVSDAGGLHVFGGTEFGASEQSGRSDLGAKEIRMLVADHPQNGENKATAEREGFRGEDFSFAGKREGEGDHDEREKEGGPTVLNKLGSSSTTELHPKSASGIADSGIGKQMPPASVMTRLILIMVWRKLIRNPNTYSSLIGLVWSLVAFRWHVAMPKIIEKSISILSDAGLGMAMFSLGLFMALQPKIIACGNSIAAFAMAVRFLTGPAVMAAASIAVGLRGTLLHIAIVQAALPQGIVPFVFAKEYNVHPAILSTGVIFGMLIALPITLVYYIVLGL